The Halomonas sp. KG2 genome segment ACAAAACGCATTGATATTCTCCCCATGGCGAGTCAACGTTGGCTGGCTAGTGGGCTGCACAAAAGCAGCGTTACTGTCGCCCTGCTGCTCCCCCTCGTGCTTAACATCTTCAGCATGGATAACGCTGTAACGTGCTGACTTCAGCCACTGCTCCACCTGGTGTCGTTGAGAATCCCGACGAAAAAGCCCTGCGCCTACCAACAATTCAGGCGAAAGATTACCGTTCACCACCTGCCACTGCTCTGCGGCGGGATTGATAGACGCCAGTTGGTTAGCCAGTGGCGCTAAGCAAACTTCGTCGACCAGGTCAGTTTTGGTGATGAGTAATCGGTCAGCTATCGCAATCTGGCGCTGTGACTCACGATGCGCCTGCAACGTTGCCTCACCGTTCGCGGCATCAACACAGCACACCACGCTATCCAACTGGAAACGGTGGGCAAGCCAATGATCGGTCATTAACAGCTGTAAAATAGGGGCGGGATCGGCCAGTCCCGTGGTTTCAATCACAACACGGGAAGGTGCTGGTTTTCCCTCTGCCAACAGCGAATCAATAGCCTGCTTTAGCGTACGGCTTAAGTCTCCCCTCAATGTGCAGCACAAACAGCCGCTGCTCATCTCCACCACCGCTTGCTCATCACTCTGGGTAATCAGTTGATGATCTAGTCCAATATCACCAAACTCATTAATTACGATCAGCGTGTTTTGCATTGACGCTTGGCGTACCCAGCGATTGAGTAACGTTGTCTTACCGCTCCCTAAAAATCCGGTCAGTACGTTAACCGGTGTCAGCGTGGAGAACTGCATCACTCCCCCCGTGCCTTGCGGAAATGGTGCTCTTTACGCTCCTGGCGCTCCTTTGCCTCAATGCAAAGCTTTGCCGTGGGACGAAAAAGTAGCCGTTGAAGACCAATTGGCTCGCCAGTTTCTTCACAGAAGCCGTATTCGCCATTTTCGATGCGCTGTAAGGCTGCATCGATATTAGTGATCAACCGACTTTCGCGATCTGCTTGGCGAAGTGACAACCGCAGCTCCTCCTCAAACGAGGCCTGGTCAGCCTCGTCGCTATCCCTCTCATGAGAGGCGATAGCCGTTTTCACCTCGCTTAAATGCGCTTCAAGTTCCGCTCGCTCGTTTAAAAGCCGCCGACGAAAAAAAGCAAGCTGCGCGGCATTCATGTACTCGTCCTCTGATGAGGCCAACAGCAGAGCCTCCTCAGCTTTTTTTGCATCTGGGAATTCAGCGCCACTGTCTGTTCTGGCAGTTACTGACTGAGTGATATCGGGTTGCAATGGTTAGACTCCTTTTGATAAAAACGTTATAACATAACAAATAAAGCTCTGCGACCTAACCTTTCTCAATGCTAATGCACTGCTAAACGTAACAGGAGACCTACATGCCCACTCCACACTCTCATCAAGCAGTCTCTTGGCGACTACCACAACACGCCGCACTGGATACCGACATCAGCGTGCTTCCGCGTATATTTGAAGAGCAGATTAACATCGCTATTCTGCACCGCGCTCTGCCCGCCGATGTGGCGCTTAGCGCAAACGCACAGAGCCAGACATCGCGCGACTGGCAGTACGCATGGCTTGGCAGCCCGACAGATGACTTTAAAAATGACTTGCGTCGCAAGCTACCAGAGCCCTCAGCAGGAGATGCGCTGGTTGACGATATCGCAACCGCTGCTGAAGCCATCGCATTCCTGTTTGATACCGATACCGTGGGCATTCGTCTACGCTTATTAACAGCGGCGATGTGCCCACGTTTTCACTGCGACAACTTGCCGGTACGTTTAGTGACCACCTATGTCGGCCCGGGTAGCGAATGGTTACCTGAAAATGCGCTTAATCGCGCGGGGCTGGGTGCGCCAACACCTGATCGCCCAGAGATTATCAGCGACCCAAGCGCCATTCAGCGGTTGCATGCCGGTGATATCGCGTTGCTAAAAGGCAGCGGTTGGGTGGGCTGTGAAGAGCATGGCTTAGTGCACCGCAGCCCCTCTTTGGAGGCAGGTCAAAAGCGGCTATTGCTAACGATAGACCCCGCTTGATCGACTTACCCCTGTCACTAATTCGTCACTCCCCCCTGATAGGATTTATCGAATTAAATCGCTTACGGGAATGGTCATGGATAACAAACTACTGCTGGCAGGTGTAATAAGCATCTCGATGTTAACGTCGACGGCGTATGCTGAGTCATTAGGCAATCTAGCCTTTTCTGACACAACGCCCTATACCTCAGACATGACCCTAAAAGATGATTTCACCATTGCCGGTGATGACGATTTAATGGCGATGGATGCCATTAACAGCAACGGTTATGCCAACGCCATTATCGAAATACCCACAGGCACGTCTGCCAAATGGGAAGTTAGCAAAGAGGACCCGAACGCGGTTTATTGGGAGTATAAAGACGGCGAGCCGCGCATTGTAAATTACCTGGGTTATCCAGGCAATTATGGCGCCATTCCGGGTACTGCCCTGCCCAAAGAACTAGGCGGTGACGGTGACCCACTCGATGTCATCGTCTTAGGCCAAGCGTTACCGCGCGGTGAAGTCGTTGATGTACGTGTTATTGGCGTTTTAAAAATGTTAGACGACGGCGAGCAAGACGACAAACTGGTGGCAGTACTTACCCAGGATTCACCGTTTGCCCATATTGAAAGCATGCAGCAACTCGATAGTGAGTTCCCTGGTGTTAGCCAGATTGTTGATATCTGGTTCGCGAATTACAAAGGCCCTGACGGTGGTATGGAAGGTCTTGGGTTTGAAGACGCCGAGTCAGCGTTAGCCGTACTAGCAGCAGCTGCTGAGAATTTTTCAGCCACGCAATAATCTGATTGAATCAAACCGCCGTATTTTAAACTGTTTAAACATCACTGTTCTATTGATAGAGCAGTGATGTTCTATGCCTTTTTTCCCCATGCTTAACGTTATTGGGCGTTTGCCATTGGTTAATGACCCAACACTAAAACGCCCCCAGTAAGGAGGCGTATTGCTGATATTGCATGCTTTCATTTACTGGTTAAGCAAATACGTCAGTCCACTCACTGCGCTTAGCCAGCAAGCCTTTGGCTAGCGCTTGGGCACCTTCCAGGCTGTGACTGGCGGCCCAGCCGCACTGCATCTCATTACAGGCGGGTACTTCCGTGGCAGTCAGCACATCGTTGAGCGTTTGCTCGATAATGCTTAGCACGCCGTCATAATCGTCGTGGTTAATCATCGCGATATAAAAACCGGTTTGGCAACCCATCGGGCTGATATCAACCACTTTATCGGTGTGATTACGCGACATTTCAGCCATCAGATGCTCCAGGGAGTGCAGCGCAGGCATCTCCATGTGCTCTTTGTTGGGCTGACAAATACGCAGATCATACTTGTGGATACGGTCGCCATTTTGGCCTTCTTTAATATCGGCCAAACGCACGTAAGGTGCTTTTACCTTGGTATGGTCCAAGTTAAAGCTTTCGACGTTCATTTTCTTTTCAGTCATGTTGGCTCCGTCATCTAGGTACAACGCTTACTTATTCTACACCGTTACTGCTTTTCACACCTTGGGAGCGTCGAAATTCCACGGCTCGTCGGTATAAACACACACGTTGGCATCTTCAATATCGCCGTCGGGTGACTCGACGTGCTTAGCGAAAAAATCTTGTATCTCTTTGCGCTGACAGTGGGCTTCAAACTCTTCTCGGCTGGCCCAGATTTCATGAAACACGATCGGGTGGCTAGTGCCCTGGGCAAACGGATTGTCGATTTGCCGAGTCACAGTGTAGTGAATACAAGCATCTTCGCGATGGGTGTTTGGCTCTAAAGACTGCAGCGCTTTAAATACCGCTTCTTCTTTTCCCGCTTTGGGCTTAAAGCTGGCGATACAGTAAATTTTTTCCGACATGGTCATATCCTAAGCGATTAAGTTGGCATCATTATGCGGCTTGTCGGTGTGGGTTAACAACCTAACGGCTCATTCGTTCAGCCAGCATTTCCAAATCAGGCACTGTCATATCCGGCTCTCCTCCCCAGGGGTCGAAGGGCGCATCAGGGTGACGGCGCACCCAGGCGCTATGTAAACCTGCATGCGTTGCTCCAATCACATCAAAAGGATTACTGGAAATCAGCCAGGTATGTTCTGGGCGTGCTTCTAAACATGCGCGTAAGTAAGCGTATACCGCAGGATCAGGCTTGAAGCGCTTAACGTCATCAACACTTACCACCGCATCCATGTGGTTTTCCACGCCTGCGCGGGCCAGTAGCTTAGTGACAGCTTCTTGAGTGCCGTTAGAAAACGCCACGCGGCGAATTCCAGCATCACGTAGTTGATCTAGGGCAGGCAGCACATCTGGGAATGCAGGTAACTCTGCATAAACCGCCATTAAGTGGTCATGGTCATTATCAGAAAGACCGCTTTGCATCGCACGATCAGTGAACACTAATGCCTCCCGGATACACTCCGAAAACGGCACATAGGCTCCCATCAAACCATGGCGAAAGCTGTATTCCAGCTGTTTTTCCCGCCAGCGCTTAGCAAAATCCCCAGCGATGGCTGCGTCACTGAGGCGGCGCTCCAGCTCAACCGTTACCCCTTGGGTATCAATGAGCGTGCCGTATACATCAAAAGCAAGTACCGGTTGCATGATAACTCCTAGCCTGATGGGTCGGATAATGGTGGGAGATAGGTGATCTCATGCATTTAGCATAGCTGCCCTCCTCAAAAACAAAAACGCCGCTGCGATATAGGCAGCGGCGTTTGGGGAGCGTTAAGCGCTATTAAATCGTAAAGGCCGCTTCTTGCTCACCAGTTTTAAGATCACCGGAACGCACCAGCTCATCCGTCACGCGATCAATGGCACGCTTGGCGCGACCAATCATTTCGTCAACTTCACCACGGTTAATGGTCAGTGGCGGTGCAAAGCCTAGAATATCGCCTTGAGGCATCGCACGGGCGATCAGGTTTTCTTCCATTGCCGCTGCTGCAACACGCGGGCCAACTTTCAACGCCGGGTCGAAATGCAGGCGCTGTTTGGCGTCTGGTGAGAACTCTAGAGCGGCCATTAGGCCAACACCGCGTACGTCGCCAAGCAACGGGTGACCTTCAAAGGTGGCCTTGAGCTGCTGCTGGAAGTAGCCGCCAGTTTCAGCAGAGTTACCCACTAGGTTTTCGCGCTCGATAATATCCAAATTGGCAAGGCCTGCGGCACAGCCTAGTGCGTGACCTGAATAGGTCCAGCCATGACCGATAGGACCAAACTCGCCAGTACCCTGCTCAAGCACTTTCCATACTTTGTCGCCAACAATCACGCCAGAAAGCGGCTGGTACGCGCTGGTTAGCCCTTTAGCAATGGTGACCAAATCAGGCTTCATGTTGTAGTGGTGGCTACCGAAGTCCGAGCCGGTACGGCCAAAGCCACACACGACTTCGTCGGCTATCAATAGCACGTCATACTTGTTCAGCACTGCTTGAATCGCATCCCAATAGCCTTCTGGCGGCGGTACGATACCACCGGTACCCAGCACCGGCTCACCGATAAATGCTGCGACGGTGTCGGGGCCTTCTTCCAGAATCATTGCCTCTAATTTCTCGGCACAGTAGGCAGAAAACTCAAGTTCTGTCATACCGTGCTGTTCTGCCGCGCGCAGATAGTAGTGCGGCGCTTCAGTGTGGCGAATGGTGTCGATTGGCAGGTCAAAATGGTCGTGGAACGCTTTAAGACCGGTTAGCGAACCAGAGGCGATGCCGGAACCGTGGTAACCACGCATACGCGAGATCACTTTTTTCTTCTGCGGACGCCCCAGCACGTTGTTGTAGTAACGTACTATTTTGAGCTGTGTTTCATTCGCATCAGAGCCTGACATGCCGTAATACACCTTGGACATGTTCATGCCAGCGATTTTCAGAATACGCTCAGAAAGCTCAATCTGCGGCTCGTTCGAGTGGCCTACATAGGTGTGGTAATAAGAAAGCTCTAGCGCTTGCTTATAGATCGCTTCAGCAACTTCAGTGCGGCCATAGCCGATATTGACGCAGTAAAGGCCCGCAAAGCCGTCGATAAACTCACGGCCATCTTTATCTACGATATTAATACCTTTACCGCCAGTGATAACACGACCCGGCAAATCGCCGTGGGCGAAGTCGCGCAGGTGCGTAGAGGCGTGAAAAGTGACTTTACGGTCGCGTTCGATC includes the following:
- a CDS encoding GTP-binding protein; translated protein: MQFSTLTPVNVLTGFLGSGKTTLLNRWVRQASMQNTLIVINEFGDIGLDHQLITQSDEQAVVEMSSGCLCCTLRGDLSRTLKQAIDSLLAEGKPAPSRVVIETTGLADPAPILQLLMTDHWLAHRFQLDSVVCCVDAANGEATLQAHRESQRQIAIADRLLITKTDLVDEVCLAPLANQLASINPAAEQWQVVNGNLSPELLVGAGLFRRDSQRHQVEQWLKSARYSVIHAEDVKHEGEQQGDSNAAFVQPTSQPTLTRHGENINAFCFCVEELITPDALENWLDLLMSLMGEKMLRIKAIVHLTDRDEPLALHGVQHIFHPPTPLPMQCVNDRISRFVFITQNVAPATVAQLYRYFTPFNSSTNEAI
- the dksA gene encoding RNA polymerase-binding protein DksA; amino-acid sequence: MQPDITQSVTARTDSGAEFPDAKKAEEALLLASSEDEYMNAAQLAFFRRRLLNERAELEAHLSEVKTAIASHERDSDEADQASFEEELRLSLRQADRESRLITNIDAALQRIENGEYGFCEETGEPIGLQRLLFRPTAKLCIEAKERQERKEHHFRKARGE
- a CDS encoding DUF1826 domain-containing protein, with product MPTPHSHQAVSWRLPQHAALDTDISVLPRIFEEQINIAILHRALPADVALSANAQSQTSRDWQYAWLGSPTDDFKNDLRRKLPEPSAGDALVDDIATAAEAIAFLFDTDTVGIRLRLLTAAMCPRFHCDNLPVRLVTTYVGPGSEWLPENALNRAGLGAPTPDRPEIISDPSAIQRLHAGDIALLKGSGWVGCEEHGLVHRSPSLEAGQKRLLLTIDPA
- a CDS encoding inorganic diphosphatase; this encodes MDNKLLLAGVISISMLTSTAYAESLGNLAFSDTTPYTSDMTLKDDFTIAGDDDLMAMDAINSNGYANAIIEIPTGTSAKWEVSKEDPNAVYWEYKDGEPRIVNYLGYPGNYGAIPGTALPKELGGDGDPLDVIVLGQALPRGEVVDVRVIGVLKMLDDGEQDDKLVAVLTQDSPFAHIESMQQLDSEFPGVSQIVDIWFANYKGPDGGMEGLGFEDAESALAVLAAAAENFSATQ
- a CDS encoding S-ribosylhomocysteine lyase — protein: MTEKKMNVESFNLDHTKVKAPYVRLADIKEGQNGDRIHKYDLRICQPNKEHMEMPALHSLEHLMAEMSRNHTDKVVDISPMGCQTGFYIAMINHDDYDGVLSIIEQTLNDVLTATEVPACNEMQCGWAASHSLEGAQALAKGLLAKRSEWTDVFA
- a CDS encoding antibiotic biosynthesis monooxygenase yields the protein MSEKIYCIASFKPKAGKEEAVFKALQSLEPNTHREDACIHYTVTRQIDNPFAQGTSHPIVFHEIWASREEFEAHCQRKEIQDFFAKHVESPDGDIEDANVCVYTDEPWNFDAPKV
- a CDS encoding haloacid dehalogenase type II; this translates as MQPVLAFDVYGTLIDTQGVTVELERRLSDAAIAGDFAKRWREKQLEYSFRHGLMGAYVPFSECIREALVFTDRAMQSGLSDNDHDHLMAVYAELPAFPDVLPALDQLRDAGIRRVAFSNGTQEAVTKLLARAGVENHMDAVVSVDDVKRFKPDPAVYAYLRACLEARPEHTWLISSNPFDVIGATHAGLHSAWVRRHPDAPFDPWGGEPDMTVPDLEMLAERMSR
- a CDS encoding aspartate aminotransferase family protein codes for the protein MSLHQDLIERDRKVTFHASTHLRDFAHGDLPGRVITGGKGINIVDKDGREFIDGFAGLYCVNIGYGRTEVAEAIYKQALELSYYHTYVGHSNEPQIELSERILKIAGMNMSKVYYGMSGSDANETQLKIVRYYNNVLGRPQKKKVISRMRGYHGSGIASGSLTGLKAFHDHFDLPIDTIRHTEAPHYYLRAAEQHGMTELEFSAYCAEKLEAMILEEGPDTVAAFIGEPVLGTGGIVPPPEGYWDAIQAVLNKYDVLLIADEVVCGFGRTGSDFGSHHYNMKPDLVTIAKGLTSAYQPLSGVIVGDKVWKVLEQGTGEFGPIGHGWTYSGHALGCAAGLANLDIIERENLVGNSAETGGYFQQQLKATFEGHPLLGDVRGVGLMAALEFSPDAKQRLHFDPALKVGPRVAAAAMEENLIARAMPQGDILGFAPPLTINRGEVDEMIGRAKRAIDRVTDELVRSGDLKTGEQEAAFTI